GGCCGCCTCCGGCTCCGGCACGTCCGTCCCGGCCGTCAGCCGGTCGAACTCGCCGTAGACGGCCGGGGTGGACAGGCCGCCGTCGGCGACCGCGAAGACCCAGTGGAAGGTGCCGCCGACAGCCAGCGGGGTCAGCAGTTCGCCGCGGCCGCGGCCCAGCGCCGCGCCGCCGACCAGGCTGAACGGCACATCGCTGCCCAACTCGGCGCAGATGTCGAGGAGTTCCTCGCGCGAGGCGCCGGTGGACCAGAGTGCGTCGCAGGCCAGCAGGGCGCCGGCGGCGTCCGCGCTGCCGCCCGCCATGCCGCCCGCGACGGGGATGTCCTTGGTGATGTGGAGGTGGACGTGCGGCTCGATGCCGTGGCGGGCTGCGAGGAGTTCGGCGGCGCGGGCGGCCAGGTTCGTCCGGTCCAGGGGGATCTGGTCGACGTCGTGGCCCTCGGCGGTGATCCGCAGGGACTCGGCGGGGGTCGCGGTGACCTCGTCGTAGAGGCCGACGGCGAGGAAGACGTTGGCCAGGTCGTGGAATCCGTCCGGGCGGGCGGCGCCGACGGCCAGCTGGACGTTGACCTTCGCCGGTACCCGGACGGTGATCGAGGTGGTGGTCGTCATGCC
This Streptomyces decoyicus DNA region includes the following protein-coding sequences:
- a CDS encoding 4-(cytidine 5'-diphospho)-2-C-methyl-D-erythritol kinase, producing the protein MTTTTSITVRVPAKVNVQLAVGAARPDGFHDLANVFLAVGLYDEVTATPAESLRITAEGHDVDQIPLDRTNLAARAAELLAARHGIEPHVHLHITKDIPVAGGMAGGSADAAGALLACDALWSTGASREELLDICAELGSDVPFSLVGGAALGRGRGELLTPLAVGGTFHWVFAVADGGLSTPAVYGEFDRLTAGTDVPEPEAAPELLAALESGDATVLAAALTNDLQPAALSLRPSLTATLEAGTAAGALAALVSGSGPTTAFLVKDAEAAEAVASALLASGTCRQVRVAEAPAVGARVL